The Salvelinus namaycush isolate Seneca chromosome 38, SaNama_1.0, whole genome shotgun sequence genome includes a window with the following:
- the LOC120031900 gene encoding ubiquitin carboxyl-terminal hydrolase 44-like: MDRCKHVGRLRLAPDHSILNPQKWHCVDCNTTESVWACLGCAHVACGRYIEEHALQHFLQHRHPLAIEVNELYVFCYLCDDYVLNDNATGDLKLLRSTLSAIQSQRYEVTTRSGRTLRSASAPPDAPQPCGSSELQLRDEDRMFTALWHRRRALMGRVFHTWFSLTEGGKRREEEERQREEEERQREEEERHREEEERRRKELRERRKTLKRQLQEALESAPPRKSHRLRRASQRAAAAAAVTPCPTRTRTTYTPQTPLAPQPRTQSPATHTPKRMGRPPKTSAPKPSRYSTPSSSTKGKPRASSAQARTAPSPAPRRAPSKQGDSPLKRRPTVTPGVTGLRNLGNTCYMNSILQVLSHLHIFRECFLRLDLTQALELLASAVHGQLVVPSPGGPVSSSPLAQRRGPQVGAGLSGGASRARSMELIQPKEPSSKHISLCHELHTLFQVMWSGKWALVSPFAMLHSVWQLIPAFRGYAQQDAQEFLCELLDKVQHELESTGTRTPHAGVSTGQRHLIKQVLSIVNTIFHGQLLSQVTCLACDHRSNTVEPFWDLSLEFPERYHSNSRESAAQVSCQLTEMLAKFTETEALEGNIYACDQCNSKRRRFSSKPVILTEAQKQLMVHKLPQVLRLHLKRFRWSGRNHREKIGVHVSFDQLLNMEPYCCRDPSPKGSPCSSPAPAGSPSPKHFLYELSAVVMHHGKGFGSGHYTAYCYNKEGRFWVHCNDSKLNVCSVEEVCGAQAYILFYTQRFTQDQDPLSPAPNPPPLYLSSPVT, translated from the exons ATGGACAGGTGTAAGCACGTGGGGCGGCTCAGGCTGGCCCCAGACCACTCCATCCTCAACCCCCAGAAGTGGCACTGCGTGGACTGCAACACCACAGAGTCGGTGTGGGCCTGCCTGGGCTGCGCCCACGTTGCGTGCGGCCGCTACATCGAGGAGCACGCCCTGCAGCACTTCCTGCAGCATCGCCACCCGTTGGCCATAGAGGTCAACGAGCTCTATGTCTTCTGCTACCTATGTGACGACTACGTGCTCAACGACAACGCGACGGGAGACCTCAAGCTGCTGCGCTCCACGCTCAGCGCCATCCAGAGCCAGCGCTACGAGGTCACCACCCGCTCAGGACGCACTTTGAGATCGGCTAGCGCTCCGCCCGACGCCCCCCAGCCCTGCGGCTCCAGCGAACTGCAGCTGAGGGACGAGGACCGCATGTTCACGGCGCTCTGGCACCGCCGCCGGGCACTGATGGGTCGAGTGTTCCACACCTGGTTCAGCCTAACGgaaggggggaagaggagggaggaggaggagaggcagagagaggaggaggagaggcagagggaggaggaggagaggcatagagaggaggaggagaggaggaggaaggagttgagggagaggaggaagacgttgAAGAGGCAGCTACAGGAAGCGTTGGAGAGCGCTCCACCCAGGAAGAGTCACCGCCTGAGGAGAGCCAGCCAGAGAGCTGCTGCCGCCGCTGCTGTCACCCCCTGCCCCACACGAACACGCACCACTTACACACCCCAGACCCCCCTCGCCCCCCAACCAAGAACCCAGAGCCCCGCCACTCACACCCCCAAGAGAATGGGCCGCCCCCCTAAAACCTCCGCGCCCAAACCCTCTCGCTACTCAACCCCCTCTTCTTCCACCAAAGGCAAACCCAGAGCCTCCTCTGCCCAAGCCCGGACTGCCCCCTCTCCGGCCCCCCGCCGTGCCCCCTCCAAACAGGGCGACTCGCCCCTCAAACGGCGGCCCACTGTCACTCCGGGTGTCACGGGTCTGCGTAACCTAGGCAACACGTGCTACATGAACTCCATCCTACAGGTGCTGAGCCACCTTCACATCTTCAGGGAGTGTTTCCTCCGGCTGGACCTGACGCAGGCCCTGGAGCTGCTGGCCTCGGCTGTTCACGGCCAGCTGGTGGTTCCCAGCCCCGGGGGCCCTGTGTCGTCCTCCCCGCTGGCCCAGAGGAGAGGCCCCCAGGTGGGTGCTGGGCTAAGCGGGGGGGCCTCCAGGGCCCGGAGCATGGAGCTGATTCAGCCCAAGGAGCCCAGCTCCAAGCACATCTCCCTGTGCCATGAGCTGCACACACTCTTCCAGGTGATGTGGTCGGGCAAGTGGGCGCTGGTGTCGCCCTTCGCCATGCTGCACTCGGTGTGGCAGCTGATCCCAGCCTTCCGGGGCTACGCCCAGCAGGATGCCCAGGAGTTCCTGTGTGAGCTACTTGACAAGGTGCAGCACGAGCTGGAGAGCACAGGGACTCGCACGCCGCACGCTGGTGTGTCAACCGGACAGAGACATCTCATCAAGCAGGTGCTCAGCATAGTCAACACCATCTTCCACGGTCAGCTCCTCAGccag GTGACGTGTCTAGCATGTGACCACCGCTCCAACACGGTGGAACCTTTCTGGGACCTATCGCTGGAGTTCCCCGAGCGTTACCACAGCAACAGCCGGGAGAGCGCAGCGCAGGTCTCGTGCCAGCTGACGGAGATGCTGGCCAAGTTCACGGAGACCGAAGCCCTGGAGGGCAACATCTACGCCTGCGACCAGTGCAACA GTAAGCGGCGGAGGTTCTCCTCCAAGCCTGTCATCCTGACTGAAGCTCAGAAACAGCTGATGGTTCACAAACTGCCTCAGGTCCTGCGCCTGCACCTCAAACGCTTCAG GTGGTCTGGGAGAAACCACAGGGAGAAGATCGGGGTCCACGTCAGCTTTGACCAGCTCCTCAACATGGAGCCATACTGCTGCAGAGACCCCTCCCCCAAGGGCTCGCCATGCTCCAGTCCCGCCCCTGCCGGCTCCCCGAGCCCCAAACACTTCCTGTATGAACTGTCCGCTGTGGTGATGCATCATGGGAAGGGCTTCGGCTCTGGCCACTACACTGCCTACTGCTACAACAAAGAAGGAA GGTTCTGGGTCCACTGTAATGACTCTAAGCTGAACGTGTGTTCTGTGGAGGAGGTATGTGGTGCCCAGGCCTACATACTCTTCTACACGCAGCGCTTCACTCAGGACCAGGACCCACTGAGCCCCGCCCCAAACCCTCCTCCTTTGTACCTCAGCAGTCCAGTGACATGA
- the LOC120032024 gene encoding vezatin-like isoform X2 — MTEEFDEDVVFEGGRLCRLADALWRRSPFHQAASAHMLEQQLDCVFGQYAVQCILDQDVLLQEDVELIELLDPSLLTLGASPSGAPRRDNSLPCPRLLASPSQWDVAVLVGLAAVLLGLSSLSAGAWSLAVIPWCAAVMGWVGLRGAGLWRQGRMQRAAHAQASELQTMALDTKALTSLARKSLRLLQETEVISRGFTLLLDRVSAASSFSRAGLGVGPRGQQLIGLRKAVYRALRSAFRASRRATCHMLKAYPLNSEIDNVTNYVSAVPLKELGMGLGTEHLTDEEAQELTDDYSLPALKVLFQLWVGQSSECFRRLALLLSPRRLEEPREGWVKGRTPPPPIHRSVATVTQPFHGALAGCLGDLQRSYEFHRYFETQHRTQGSDRVGRAQQKCRELNTLHTSVRSLQLHLRALLNEMIILEDDLEKLMVTKEAVEVTVEGYQDLQERLGHLQPHMQASAGCWEDTVGQVERMLRRANTCPGTPDGPKQCLPPVPCTPAPTYTLILDRDPVPEEQELEAYVSDSEDENGCAGSVVDMLSPEEQARHRREREESRRVLSELKAVLGQRASEGERRKWKQLLFNDQAAVIPIVSAETSIESQTPSDPLDTLTLVGVAKPGVVEGNNLSERLNDEEEDWVRDERPLTEAEEKALKEFCCGEAEEKGEEGEGSVPGGAQLYQYDGLPDQGAGLNGPDLLLQPRIPAITVMERLTELHGSAALSFNSALAAQVAARSHTFANMEEQTFGDSGEEDEGETRSQSDGQTCEKN, encoded by the exons GGAGGACGTCTATGTAGATTGGCTGATGCCTTGTGGAGGCGGAGCCCGTTCCACCAGGCTGCCTCTGCCCATATGCTGGAGCAGCAACTG GACTGTGTGTTTGGCCAGTACGCGGTGCAGTGTATCCTGGACCAGGATGTGTTGCTCCAGGAGGATGTGGAGCTGATCGAGCTGTTAGACCCCAGCCTGCTCACCCTGGGCGCCTCGCCCTCTGGCGCACCCAGAAGAGACAACTCCCTGCCCTGCCCACGCCTCCTCGCCTCACCCTCGCAGTG ggaCGTAGCAGTGCTGGTGGGCCTGGCTGCAGTGTTACTAggcctgtcctctctctctgccggGGCCTGGTCTCTGGCTGTGATCCCGTGGTGTGCTGCAGTCATGGGCTGGGTGGGGTTGCGAGGGGCGGGGCTGTGGAGACAGGGGAGGATGCAGAGGGCAGCACACGCCCAGGCCTCCGAGCTGCAGACCATGGCGCTGGACACTAAGGCTCTGACCAGCCTGGCCCGCAAGTCCCTGAGactactacaggagacagaggtcaTCTCTCGAGGGTTCACCCT TCTGCTCGACAGGGTGAGTGCGGCCAGCTCCTTTAGTAGGGCGGGGCTGGGGGTGGGGCCACGGGGGCAGCAGCTGATTGGCCTGCGGAAGGCGGTGTACCGGGCGCTCCGCTCGGCCTTCAGAGCCTCCCGCCGAGCCACCTGCCACATGCTCAAAGC GTACCCCCTGAACTCTGAGATCGACAATGTGACCAACTACGTGTCTGCGGTGCCTCTGAAGGAGCTGGGGATGGGCCTGGGGACAGAGCACCTGACTGACGAGGAGGCACAGGAGCTCACCGATGACTACAGCCTCCCTGCCCTCAAG GTGCTGTTCCAGTTGTGGGTGGGGCAGAGCTCAGAATGTTTCCGCCGATTGGCCCTGCTGCTGTCACCACGACGACTGGAGGAGCCCAGGGAAGGCTGGGTCAAAGGTAGAACCCCTCCTCCGCCCATACACCGCTCTGTTGCCACGGTGACACAGCCTTTCCACGGTGCCCTGGCCGGTTGCCTAGGCGACCTGCAGCGTAGCTACGAGTTCCACCGGTACTTTGAGACGCAGCACCGGACGCAGGGCTCGGACAGGGTGGGGCGCGCTCAACAGAAATGCAGAGAGCTCAACACACTGCACACGTCTGTACGCAGCCTGCAGCTGCATCTCAGGGCCCTGCTCAACGA GATGATTATCCTGGAGGATGACCTGGAGAAGCTGATGGTGACTAAGGAGGCGGTGGAGGTGACTGTGGAGGGCTACCAGGACCTCCAGGAGCGTCTCGGCCACCTGCAGCCCCACATGCAGGCCAGCGCCGGATGCTGGGAGGACACCGTGGGCCAAGTGGAGCGCATGCTGAGGAGAGCTAACACCTGCCCAG GAACTCCTGATGGTCCAAAGCAGTGTCTCCCTCCTGTGCCATGCACCCCTGCCCCAACCTACACCCTCATCCTGGACAGGGACCCCGTGCCTGAGGAGCAG GAGCTGGAAGCGTACGTGTCGGACTCTGAGGATGAGAACGGGTGTGCGGGGTCGGTGGTTGACATGCTGTCTCCCGAGGAACAAGCGCGCCACCGGCGGGAGAGGGAGGAGTCTCGGCGCGTCCTATCGGAGCTCAAAGCCGTGCTGGGCCAGCGGGCGTCCGAGGGCGAGAGGAGGAAGTGGAAACAGCTGCTCTTCAACGACCAAG CGGCGGTGATACCTATAGTTTCCGCGGAAACTTCTATAGAATCTCAGACGCCCTCCGACCCATTGGACACTCTGACCCTTGTGGGCGTGGCCAAACCAGGTGTTGTTGAGGGAAACAACCTATCGGAAAGGCTGAACGACGAGGAGGAAGACTGGGTCAGGGACGAGCGCCCCCTCACAGAGGCAGAGGAAAAAGCACTTAAAGAGTTCTGCTGTGGTGAGgcggaggaaaagggggaggagggtgAAGGTTCAGTCCCGGGCGGGGCGCAGCTCTACCAATATGACGGGCTGCCTGACCAGGGGGCAGGATTAAACGGGCCCGACCTTCTATTGCAGCCCCGGATCCCCGCCATCACGGTGATGGAGAGGCTGACGGAACTACACGGCTCGGCGGCGCTCAGCTTTAATTCCGCCCTCGCCGCCCAGGTGGCGGCACGTTCGCACACTTTCGCCAACATGGAGGAGCAGACGTTTGGAGACAGCGGAgaagaggatgagggagagaCGCGTTCTCAGTCTGATGGACAGACATGTGAGAAGAACTAG
- the LOC120032024 gene encoding vezatin-like isoform X1, protein MTEEFDEDVVFENSPLFHYLHDLGHTDFEACPTVSQEDECGGGEGTTTSLQDSLSKPTGGRLCRLADALWRRSPFHQAASAHMLEQQLDCVFGQYAVQCILDQDVLLQEDVELIELLDPSLLTLGASPSGAPRRDNSLPCPRLLASPSQWDVAVLVGLAAVLLGLSSLSAGAWSLAVIPWCAAVMGWVGLRGAGLWRQGRMQRAAHAQASELQTMALDTKALTSLARKSLRLLQETEVISRGFTLLLDRVSAASSFSRAGLGVGPRGQQLIGLRKAVYRALRSAFRASRRATCHMLKAYPLNSEIDNVTNYVSAVPLKELGMGLGTEHLTDEEAQELTDDYSLPALKVLFQLWVGQSSECFRRLALLLSPRRLEEPREGWVKGRTPPPPIHRSVATVTQPFHGALAGCLGDLQRSYEFHRYFETQHRTQGSDRVGRAQQKCRELNTLHTSVRSLQLHLRALLNEMIILEDDLEKLMVTKEAVEVTVEGYQDLQERLGHLQPHMQASAGCWEDTVGQVERMLRRANTCPGTPDGPKQCLPPVPCTPAPTYTLILDRDPVPEEQELEAYVSDSEDENGCAGSVVDMLSPEEQARHRREREESRRVLSELKAVLGQRASEGERRKWKQLLFNDQAAVIPIVSAETSIESQTPSDPLDTLTLVGVAKPGVVEGNNLSERLNDEEEDWVRDERPLTEAEEKALKEFCCGEAEEKGEEGEGSVPGGAQLYQYDGLPDQGAGLNGPDLLLQPRIPAITVMERLTELHGSAALSFNSALAAQVAARSHTFANMEEQTFGDSGEEDEGETRSQSDGQTCEKN, encoded by the exons GGAGGACGTCTATGTAGATTGGCTGATGCCTTGTGGAGGCGGAGCCCGTTCCACCAGGCTGCCTCTGCCCATATGCTGGAGCAGCAACTG GACTGTGTGTTTGGCCAGTACGCGGTGCAGTGTATCCTGGACCAGGATGTGTTGCTCCAGGAGGATGTGGAGCTGATCGAGCTGTTAGACCCCAGCCTGCTCACCCTGGGCGCCTCGCCCTCTGGCGCACCCAGAAGAGACAACTCCCTGCCCTGCCCACGCCTCCTCGCCTCACCCTCGCAGTG ggaCGTAGCAGTGCTGGTGGGCCTGGCTGCAGTGTTACTAggcctgtcctctctctctgccggGGCCTGGTCTCTGGCTGTGATCCCGTGGTGTGCTGCAGTCATGGGCTGGGTGGGGTTGCGAGGGGCGGGGCTGTGGAGACAGGGGAGGATGCAGAGGGCAGCACACGCCCAGGCCTCCGAGCTGCAGACCATGGCGCTGGACACTAAGGCTCTGACCAGCCTGGCCCGCAAGTCCCTGAGactactacaggagacagaggtcaTCTCTCGAGGGTTCACCCT TCTGCTCGACAGGGTGAGTGCGGCCAGCTCCTTTAGTAGGGCGGGGCTGGGGGTGGGGCCACGGGGGCAGCAGCTGATTGGCCTGCGGAAGGCGGTGTACCGGGCGCTCCGCTCGGCCTTCAGAGCCTCCCGCCGAGCCACCTGCCACATGCTCAAAGC GTACCCCCTGAACTCTGAGATCGACAATGTGACCAACTACGTGTCTGCGGTGCCTCTGAAGGAGCTGGGGATGGGCCTGGGGACAGAGCACCTGACTGACGAGGAGGCACAGGAGCTCACCGATGACTACAGCCTCCCTGCCCTCAAG GTGCTGTTCCAGTTGTGGGTGGGGCAGAGCTCAGAATGTTTCCGCCGATTGGCCCTGCTGCTGTCACCACGACGACTGGAGGAGCCCAGGGAAGGCTGGGTCAAAGGTAGAACCCCTCCTCCGCCCATACACCGCTCTGTTGCCACGGTGACACAGCCTTTCCACGGTGCCCTGGCCGGTTGCCTAGGCGACCTGCAGCGTAGCTACGAGTTCCACCGGTACTTTGAGACGCAGCACCGGACGCAGGGCTCGGACAGGGTGGGGCGCGCTCAACAGAAATGCAGAGAGCTCAACACACTGCACACGTCTGTACGCAGCCTGCAGCTGCATCTCAGGGCCCTGCTCAACGA GATGATTATCCTGGAGGATGACCTGGAGAAGCTGATGGTGACTAAGGAGGCGGTGGAGGTGACTGTGGAGGGCTACCAGGACCTCCAGGAGCGTCTCGGCCACCTGCAGCCCCACATGCAGGCCAGCGCCGGATGCTGGGAGGACACCGTGGGCCAAGTGGAGCGCATGCTGAGGAGAGCTAACACCTGCCCAG GAACTCCTGATGGTCCAAAGCAGTGTCTCCCTCCTGTGCCATGCACCCCTGCCCCAACCTACACCCTCATCCTGGACAGGGACCCCGTGCCTGAGGAGCAG GAGCTGGAAGCGTACGTGTCGGACTCTGAGGATGAGAACGGGTGTGCGGGGTCGGTGGTTGACATGCTGTCTCCCGAGGAACAAGCGCGCCACCGGCGGGAGAGGGAGGAGTCTCGGCGCGTCCTATCGGAGCTCAAAGCCGTGCTGGGCCAGCGGGCGTCCGAGGGCGAGAGGAGGAAGTGGAAACAGCTGCTCTTCAACGACCAAG CGGCGGTGATACCTATAGTTTCCGCGGAAACTTCTATAGAATCTCAGACGCCCTCCGACCCATTGGACACTCTGACCCTTGTGGGCGTGGCCAAACCAGGTGTTGTTGAGGGAAACAACCTATCGGAAAGGCTGAACGACGAGGAGGAAGACTGGGTCAGGGACGAGCGCCCCCTCACAGAGGCAGAGGAAAAAGCACTTAAAGAGTTCTGCTGTGGTGAGgcggaggaaaagggggaggagggtgAAGGTTCAGTCCCGGGCGGGGCGCAGCTCTACCAATATGACGGGCTGCCTGACCAGGGGGCAGGATTAAACGGGCCCGACCTTCTATTGCAGCCCCGGATCCCCGCCATCACGGTGATGGAGAGGCTGACGGAACTACACGGCTCGGCGGCGCTCAGCTTTAATTCCGCCCTCGCCGCCCAGGTGGCGGCACGTTCGCACACTTTCGCCAACATGGAGGAGCAGACGTTTGGAGACAGCGGAgaagaggatgagggagagaCGCGTTCTCAGTCTGATGGACAGACATGTGAGAAGAACTAG
- the LOC120031946 gene encoding methionine aminopeptidase 2-like, with protein MADVVQEKVTEQKLEEETVLNGDAEEKEEVDPSEETAKKKKKKKKKKSAGPAAGTEAEGNGVADVTQQLEKQALEDKEKEDDGEDDGDEGENSAGKKKKKKKKKKGPKVQTDPPSVPICDLYPSGVFPIGQECEYPPLQDGCTAAWRTTNEEKRVLDKANEEMWSDFRQAAEAHRQVRQHVRSFIKPGMTMIDICERLENCSRKLIKENGLNAGLAFPTGCSLNNCAAHYTPNAGDPTVLQYDDVCKIDFGTHINGRIIDCAFTVTFNPKYDKLLEAVRDATNTGIKCAGIDVRLCDVGERIQEVMESYEVEIDGKTYQVKPIRNLNGHSIGQYRIHAGKTVPIVKGGEATRMEEGEVYAIETFGSTGKGVVHDDMECSHYMKNFDVGHVPIRLPRAKHLLNVINENFGTLAFCRRWLDRLGESKYLMALKNLCDLGIVDPYPPLCDTKGSYTAQFEHTILLRPTCKEVVSRGDDY; from the exons ATGGCGGATGTGGTGCAGGAGAAGGTAACCGAGCAGAAGCTCGAAGAAGAGACGGTCCTGAATGGAGATgcagaagagaaagaggaggtagaCCCTTCCGAGGAGAcagccaagaagaagaagaaaaagaagaagaagaagtcgGCAGGCCCCG CAGCCGGCACCGAGGCTGAGGGCAATGGAGTGGCTGACGTGACACAACAGCTGGAGAAGCAGGCTCTGGAAGACAAAGAGAAAGAAGACGACGGGGAGGATG ATGGAGACGAGGGGGAGAACTCGGCaggcaaaaagaagaagaagaagaaaaagaagaaaggAC CCAAAGTTCAGACTGACCCTCCGTCTGTGCCCATCTGTGACTTGTATCCAAGTGGCGTTTTCCCCATCGGTCAGGAATGTGAATACCCCCCATTACAGGATGG GTGTACCGCGGCGTGGAGGACCACCAATGAAGAGAAGCGAGTTCTGGACAAGGCCAACGAGGAAATGTGGAGCGACTTCAGACAGGCTGCTGAGGCCCATAGACAGGTCCGCCAGCACGTCCGCAGCTTCATCAAACCTGGCATGACCATGATCGACATCTG TGAGCGGTTGGAGAACTGTTCCAGGAAGTTGATCAAGGAGAATGGTCTGAATGCAGGCCTGGCCTTCCCCACCGGCTGCTCTCTGAACAACTGTGCGGCTCACTACACCCCTAACGCCGGAGACCCCACCGTACTGCAGTACGACGACGTCTGCAAGATCGACTTCGGAACACACATCAACG GTCGGATCATTGACTGTGCCTTCACCGTCACGTTCAACCCAAAGTATGACAAACTGCTGGAGGCCGTGAGAGACGCCACCAATACTGGAATCAAG TGTGCTGGAATCGACGTGCGTCTGTGTGACGTTGGAGAGAGAATTCAGGAAGTGATGGAGTCGTACGAGGTGGAGATTGACGGCAAAACATACCAAG TGAAGCCAATCAGAAACCTGAACGGCCACTCAATTGGCCAGTACAGGATACATGCAGGCAAGACTGTCCCCATTGTCAAAGGAGGAGAAGCTACCAGGATGGAG GAGGGAGAGGTGTACGCCATCGAGACATTTGGCAGCACAGGGAAGGGCGTGGTCCATGATGACATGGAGTGTTCTCATTACATGAAAAACTTTGATGTGGGACACGTCCCAATCAG actcCCCCGGGCGAAGCACCTGTTGAACGTGATCAACGAGAACTTTGGCACGCTGGCGTTCTGCCGGCGCTGGCTGGACCGGCTGGGGGAGAGCAAGTACCTGATGGCCCTGAAGAACCTGTGCGACCTGGGCATCGTGGACCCCTACCCCCCGctctgcgacaccaagggctcCTACACCGCCCAGTTCGAGCACACCATCCTGCTCAGGCCCACCTGCAAGGAGGTGGTGAGCCGAGGGGACGACTATTGA